From Triticum urartu cultivar G1812 chromosome 2, Tu2.1, whole genome shotgun sequence, a single genomic window includes:
- the LOC125537724 gene encoding chalcone synthase 2-like, which yields MTVEEVREAQRAIGPATVLAIGTATPPNCVYQADYPDYYFRVTKSEHLVGLKAKFKRMCDKSHIRKRYMHLTEEMLEENPSMCTFMAPSLSARRAIAVPLVPKLGKEAAEKAIREWGQPLSSITHLIFCSTSGVDLPGADFHLTKMLGLRPSAKRFMMYQQGCFTGGMVLRLAKDLAENNRGARVLVVCSENTVMTFHGPDESHLDSLVGQVLFGDGAAAVIIGADPDGSTERPLFQLVSASQTILPESEGAIGGQLLEAGLTFHLRKNVPILISKNIERALEEAFKPLGIHDWNSIFWVTHPGGPAILSMIEAKVKLNKERMRATRHVLSEYGNMSSACLFFILDEMRRRSSEDGHATTGEGMDWGVLFGFGPGLTVETIVLHSVPIASP from the exons ATGACGGTGGAGGAGGTGAGGGAGGCGCAGCGCGCGATTGGACCGGCGACGGTGCTGGCCATCGGCACGGCGACGCCACCCAACTGCGTGTACCAGGCAGACTATCCGGACTACTACTTCAGGGTCACAAAGAGCGAGCACCTGGTCGGCCTCAAGGCCAAGTTCAAGAGGATGT GTGACAAGTCACACATCCGGAAGAGATACATGCACCTGACGGAGGAGATGCTTGAGGAGAACCCCAGCATGTGCACGTTCATGGCGCCGTCGTTGAGCGCACGTCGGGCCATCGCTGTCCCCCTGGTCCCAAAGCTCGGAAAGGAGGCCGCGGAGAAGGCGATCAGGGAATGGGGGCAGCCTCTGTCCAGCATCACCCACCTCATCTTCTGCAGCACCTCCGGAGTGGACTTGCCAGGCGCCGACTTCCACCTGACAAAGATGCTCGGCCTGCGTCCGTCAGCGAAGCGTTTCATGATGTACCAGCAGGGCTGCTTCACCGGCGGCATGGTGCTCCGTCTGGCCAAGGACCTGGCCGAGAACAACCGCGGAGCACGCGTGCTGGTGGTCTGCTCGGAGAACACGGTCATGACTTTCCATGGCCCCGACGAGTCCCACCTCGACTCGCTGGTAGGCCAGGTGCTCTTCGGCGATGGCGCGGCGGCCGTGATCATCGGGGCGGACCCCGACGGGTCCACGGAGCGGCCGCTGTTCCAGCTTGTATCGGCCAGCCAGACCATCCTGCCGGAATCGGAGGGAGCCATTGGCGGGCAGCTACTGGAGGCGGGCCTCACCTTCCACCTCCGCAAGAATGTTCCCATACtcatctccaagaacatcgagcgCGCGCTGGAGGAGGCCTTCAAGCCACTGGGCATCCACGACTGGAACTCCATCTTCTGGGTGACGCACCCCGGCGGGCCGGCCATCCTCAGCATGATCGAGGCTAAAGTCAAGCTTAACAAGGAGCGGATGCGCGCCACCCGGCACGTCCTGTCCGAGTACGGCAACATGTCCAGCGCGTGTCTGTTCTTCATCCTGGACGAGATGCGCAGACGCTCCTCCGAGGACGGACACGCCACCACCGGCGAGGGCATGGACTGGGGTGTCCTATTCGGCTTCGGCCCCGGCCTCACCGTCGAGACCATCGTCCTCCACAGTGTCCCCATCGCCTCCCCGTGA